The proteins below are encoded in one region of Peromyscus eremicus chromosome 10, PerEre_H2_v1, whole genome shotgun sequence:
- the LOC131920381 gene encoding kappa-casein-like isoform X1, with translation MMRNFIVVVNILALTLPFLAAEVQNPHPRCREKAEIRYDQKRVLHTPVGYMLNSNLRYVPNYYHQRPSVAVIPYAYHPFVTILPLLRSLAQFSQWQPTPNFLQPTGVHHSIPSPSFLAIPINENEESTVVPKVQTTAPVETTPVPITEPVMTTTVANPEASTVLINAPEAVTVPVSSPAA, from the exons ATGATGAGGAATTTTATTGTAGTTGTGAATATTCTGGCATTAACTCTGCCCTTTTTG GCTGCCGAGGTACAAAACCCACATCCAAGA TGCCGTGAAAAGGCTGAAATACGGTACGATCAGAAAAGAGTCCTGCATACACCAGTTGGCTATATGCTGAATAGCAATCTTCGTTATGTACCTAATTACTACCATCAGAGGCCATCTGTAGCTGTTATCCCATATGCATATCACCCATTTGTTACCATACTGCCTCTGCTTAGGTCACTAGCCCAATTCTCCCAATGGCAGCCAACACCAAATTTCCTCCAGCCTACTGGGGTACATCATTCCATTCCAAGCCCATCCTTTCTTGCCATTCctatcaatgaaaatgaagaaagcacTGTCGTTCCAAAAGTCCAAACCACTGCTCCTGTTGAGACTACACCAGTTCCCATCACTGAACCAGTGATGACTACTACTGTAGCCAATCCAGAAGCTTCTACGGTGCTCATCAATGCCCCTGAGGCTGTCACAGTCCCGGTATCTTCACCTGCAGCATAA
- the LOC131920381 gene encoding kappa-casein-like isoform X2 — protein MMRNFIVVVNILALTLPFLCREKAEIRYDQKRVLHTPVGYMLNSNLRYVPNYYHQRPSVAVIPYAYHPFVTILPLLRSLAQFSQWQPTPNFLQPTGVHHSIPSPSFLAIPINENEESTVVPKVQTTAPVETTPVPITEPVMTTTVANPEASTVLINAPEAVTVPVSSPAA, from the exons ATGATGAGGAATTTTATTGTAGTTGTGAATATTCTGGCATTAACTCTGCCCTTTTTG TGCCGTGAAAAGGCTGAAATACGGTACGATCAGAAAAGAGTCCTGCATACACCAGTTGGCTATATGCTGAATAGCAATCTTCGTTATGTACCTAATTACTACCATCAGAGGCCATCTGTAGCTGTTATCCCATATGCATATCACCCATTTGTTACCATACTGCCTCTGCTTAGGTCACTAGCCCAATTCTCCCAATGGCAGCCAACACCAAATTTCCTCCAGCCTACTGGGGTACATCATTCCATTCCAAGCCCATCCTTTCTTGCCATTCctatcaatgaaaatgaagaaagcacTGTCGTTCCAAAAGTCCAAACCACTGCTCCTGTTGAGACTACACCAGTTCCCATCACTGAACCAGTGATGACTACTACTGTAGCCAATCCAGAAGCTTCTACGGTGCTCATCAATGCCCCTGAGGCTGTCACAGTCCCGGTATCTTCACCTGCAGCATAA